Within Triticum dicoccoides isolate Atlit2015 ecotype Zavitan chromosome 1B, WEW_v2.0, whole genome shotgun sequence, the genomic segment ACCGGCTGCACGGTGAGATACCGCCGcagctcggcaactgcacggagctCGAGACCATGGGGCTGGCCTATTGCCAGCTAAGTGGCGCCATTCCTTACCAGATTGGCAACCTGAAGAACTTGCAGCAGCTGGTATTGGACAACAACACTCTCACCGGAAGCATCCCGGAGCAGCTTGGTGGTTGCGCAAATCTGCGTACTCTGTCGGCGTCTGATAATAGGCTGGGTGGCATCATTCCCTCGTTCATTGGCAGCCTCAGTGTTCTCCAGTCTCTCAACCTTGCAAACAATCAGTTTTCCGGTGTGATTCCGGCGGATATTGGGAAGCTTTCCAGCCTGACGTACCTCAACCTGCTTGGCAACAGACTGACAGGCACCATCCCGGAAGAGCTGAACCAGCTGAGCCAGCTGCAGGTTCTTGACTTGTCCAAGAACAACATCTCTGGTGTGATCAGCATCTCCACATCACAGCTGAAGAACCTGAAGTACCTTGTGCTGTCTGACAATGTTCTTGATGGTACCATACCTGGAGGCCTCTGCCCCGGGAACTCAAGCTTGGAGAGCCTGTTCCTTGCCGGGAACAACCTAGAAGGAGGCATCGAGGGTCTGCTCAACTGCATTTCTCTGCGATCCATTGACGCGTCGAACAACAGCTTCACCGGGAAGATTCCATCGGAGATCGACCGGTTGTCGAACCTTGTCGACCTTGTACTGCACAATAACAGCCTTACCGGCGTTGTGCCACCTCAGATTAGTAACTTGAGCAACCTGGAGATGTTGTCCCTGTACCACAACGGCCTCACCGGTGTGCTCCCGCCGGAGATCGgccggctgcagaggctgaaggtcTTGTTCCTGTACGAGAATCAGATGTCTGGGACCATACCTGATGAGATCACCGACTGCACGAGCTTGGAGGAGGTGGACTTCTTCGGCAATCATTTCCATGGGACTATCCCTGCGAAGATCGGGAACCTCAAGAGCCTAACGGTGCTTCAGCTCCGGCAGAATGATTTGTCCGGCTCAATCCCAGCGAGCCTCGGGGAATGCAGGCGGCTgcaggcattggcattggcggacaACCGGCTCTCCGGCGCACTGCCGGACACGTTCAGGCTTCTCACCGAGATGAGCATCATCACCCTGTACAATAACTCCCTCGAGGGTCCCCTGCCAGAGGCTCTGTTCGAGCTCAAGAACCTGACGGTGATCAACATCTCGCACAACAGGTTCAGCGGCAGCGTCGTCCCTCTCCTTGGCTCGAGCTCCCTCTCCGTGCTGGTGCTGACTGACAACAACTTCTCCGGTGTCATCCCGACAGCGGTAACACGGTCGAGGAACATGGTCCGGCTCCAGCTGGCTGGCAACCGTCTGACCGGTGCAATCCCGGCCGAGTTGGGCAGCCTGACGCAGCTCAAGATGCTTGACCTCTCATCCAACAACCTCTCCGGCGATATCCCGGCGCAGCTCTCCAACTGCCTGCAGCTCACCCATCTGAACCTTGAGCGTAACAGCCTGACAGGGGCCGTGCCTTCCTGGCTCGGCGGCCTGCGGTTCCTCGGCGAGCTCGACCTCTCGTCGAATGCATTAACCGGTGTCATCCCAGTGGAGCTCGGCAACTGCTCGAGCCTTCTCAAGCTGTCTCTCAGCGGCAACCGTCTCTCGGGCAGCATTCCGCAGGAGATCGGAAGGCTCACGTCTCTGAACGTTCTGAACCTGCAGAAGAACAGTCTCACCGGCATCATACCGCCCACACTCCGGCGGTGCAACAAGCTCTACGAGCTACGCCTGTCGGAGAACTCGCTGGAGGGGCCGATCCCCATGGAGCTCGGTCAGCTGTCGGAGCTACAGGTGATGCTGGACCTAAGCCGGAACAGGCTGTCCGGACAGATTCCGACGTCCCTCGGCAACCTCGTGAAGCTGGAGCGGCTGAACCTGTCCTCCAACCAGCTCCATGGGCAGATACCAACCTCACTGCTGCAGCTCACCAGCCTGAACCGCCTCAACCTGTCGTACAATCTCCTCTCCGGAGTGATACCTGCCATGCTATCGAGCTTCCCGGCCGCGTCCTACGCTGGCAACGGCGAGCTCTGCGGCGCGCCGCTGCCGACATGCGGGGCCAATGGGAGGCGCCTCGCGAGCGCCACGGTGTCCGGTATCGTGGCGGCCATCGCCATCGTCTCGGCCACTGTGTGCATGGCTCTGCTGTACATAATGCTCAGGATGTGGAGCAACTGGAGGGAGGTGTCGGTGTCGAGCTCGGACGGCGAGGAGCCGGAGGCGCacggcaaagggggcaagtgctgcGCCGGGGATGGGAAGTACTGGAAGGTCGGCTCGGGCCTGGTTGTCGCGCCATCGATGGAGGAGAAGTACAGCTCGGCGTCGGAGAGCAGCGTTCTCCATGGGAAGCTCACGGAAGCGAGCGCCATCAACTCCAAGGGCTAGCAGCGCGGCTTGCATGCTGTGGTTGAATCTCAAAATGTTTGTGTATTATCAGTGGCTGTTTCTTGTATCAAAGTTCTCGGTCGCCACCATTAAGCATTTTGTTCTCGTTTCTCTAATATATTATGTTCATGTTCTAAATTTTGTTCGTGTGTTCTTCATCTGAAGCTAAAGCTTTTTCAATTATCAGAGGACTTTACTGTAAACTAGGAAAGCCTTCTTCAGATGATTAAATGATCGATTGCTCACATGCACCCTGAAGACTACAACTCTTAGCTagaataaagtactccctccgcttTCTTTTTACTCTGTGTATAAAATTTGTTTGAAGTCAAACTACATaaataagtttgaccaaatttatctaaaaaaatagcaacatttACAGTACAAAAGTTATATAGTacaaaaattaatttcatgatgcatcttaaAAAgagatattgatttcatattgtgaatgttgataattTTTCTTATatagttagtcaaactttacaaagtttgatttCGGACAAATTATATATTTTTCGACAAAGTGAATATGCTAATATCGtgaagataccaattacacccaaCCTCTGCAACAACGAAATGTTCTATAGATATTACGGATGCACACAACCTTACAacagaaaggaagaagaagaaaaaagatccCGCTACGGTGATACCATGTAGCTGCAACACAAACCACTGTGTAGGCAGCACCTAGAGTCCAAATTCTCAAAAAGCGACGCCTCCAGATGcactttttttgtgcataatagatTGTACTGATTAAATGTGATGTTTGTGTGT encodes:
- the LOC119328227 gene encoding LRR receptor-like serine/threonine-protein kinase GSO1; protein product: MAAMAIPLALLLSLLVGILLAPECVATPDMAPATLLQVKSDLIDPQGILSGWSPEADVCSWHGVSCLPGEGIVTGLNLSGYGLSGTISPAISGLISVEFIDLSSNSLTGPIPQELGMLQNLKTLLLYSNSLVGTIPPELGLLGNLKVLRIGDNRLHGEIPPQLGNCTELETMGLAYCQLSGAIPYQIGNLKNLQQLVLDNNTLTGSIPEQLGGCANLRTLSASDNRLGGIIPSFIGSLSVLQSLNLANNQFSGVIPADIGKLSSLTYLNLLGNRLTGTIPEELNQLSQLQVLDLSKNNISGVISISTSQLKNLKYLVLSDNVLDGTIPGGLCPGNSSLESLFLAGNNLEGGIEGLLNCISLRSIDASNNSFTGKIPSEIDRLSNLVDLVLHNNSLTGVVPPQISNLSNLEMLSLYHNGLTGVLPPEIGRLQRLKVLFLYENQMSGTIPDEITDCTSLEEVDFFGNHFHGTIPAKIGNLKSLTVLQLRQNDLSGSIPASLGECRRLQALALADNRLSGALPDTFRLLTEMSIITLYNNSLEGPLPEALFELKNLTVINISHNRFSGSVVPLLGSSSLSVLVLTDNNFSGVIPTAVTRSRNMVRLQLAGNRLTGAIPAELGSLTQLKMLDLSSNNLSGDIPAQLSNCLQLTHLNLERNSLTGAVPSWLGGLRFLGELDLSSNALTGVIPVELGNCSSLLKLSLSGNRLSGSIPQEIGRLTSLNVLNLQKNSLTGIIPPTLRRCNKLYELRLSENSLEGPIPMELGQLSELQVMLDLSRNRLSGQIPTSLGNLVKLERLNLSSNQLHGQIPTSLLQLTSLNRLNLSYNLLSGVIPAMLSSFPAASYAGNGELCGAPLPTCGANGRRLASATVSGIVAAIAIVSATVCMALLYIMLRMWSNWREVSVSSSDGEEPEAHGKGGKCCAGDGKYWKVGSGLVVAPSMEEKYSSASESSVLHGKLTEASAINSKG